Proteins encoded in a region of the Elaeis guineensis isolate ETL-2024a chromosome 7, EG11, whole genome shotgun sequence genome:
- the LOC105048140 gene encoding uncharacterized protein isoform X3: MLLFLGSTIFIALLFSGVLHLSDFKMFYNMKFGRKKETKEEMTEAGSDHNVSYGNGSVHANGSRKNTADLAVYEQFEQQERRIDERPGVISERPQRPLLPPFESAEMRTLAETLCRDIIRGSPDVKWESIKGLENAKRLLKEAVVMPIKYPKYFTGLLSPWKGILLFGPPGTGKTMLAKAVATECKTTFFNISASSIVSKWRGDSEKLVKVLFELARHHAPSTIFLDEIDAIISQRGEARSEHEASRRLKTELLIQMDGLTKTNELVFVLAATNLPWELDAAMLRRLEKRILVPLPEPEARHAMFEDLLPSAPGEAQIPYDFLVEKTEGYSGSDIRLVCKEAAMQPLRRLMVLLEDKQEPVDEDELPPVGPVTVQDIQVALKNTRPSAHLHAHRYEKFNQDYGSQILH, encoded by the exons ATGTTGCTCTTTCTTGGTTCCACTATCTTCATCGCGCTTCTCTTCTCGGGGGTGCTTCACCTCTCC GATTTCAAGATGTTTTACAACATGAAGTTCGGAAGGAAGAAGGAGACAAAGGAAGAGATGACGGAGGCTGGATCGGATCATAATGTGAGTTATGGGAATGGATCGGTTCATGCCAATGGGAGCAGGAAGAACACTGCCGACTTGGCTGTTTACGAGCAGTTCGAGCAACAG GAGAGAAGAATTGATGAGCGGCCGGGAGTTATCTCGGAAAGGCC TCAGAGGCCCCTACTTCCTCCTTTTGAGTCTGCAGAAATGCGTACTTTGGCAGAGACTTTATGCAG AGACATCATCCGTGGAAGTCCTGATGTAAAGTGGGAAAGCATCAAAGGATTAGAAAATGCGAAACGCCTTCTTAAGGAAGCAGTAGTCATGCCAATAAAGTACCCAAA GTACTTCACCGGGCTTCTTTCCCCATGGAAAGGCATCTTGCTATTTGGTCCCCCGGGAACAGGGAAG ACAATGCTTGCAAAAGCTGTGGCTACTGAATGCAAGACTACATTTTTCAATATTTCAGCATCATCAATTGTCAGCAAATGGCGTG GTGATTCAGAGAAGCTAGTCAAAGTTTTATTTGAGCTTGCCAGGCACCATGCACCATCTACTATTTTTCTTGATGAGATTGATGCAATCATTAGTCAACGTGGTGAAGCACGAAGTGAGCATGAAGCTAGTCGACGTTTGAAGACCGAGCTCCTTATACAG ATGGATGGTTTGACAAAGACAAATGAACTTGTGTTCGTCTTAGCTGCAACTAATCTACCTTGGGAATTGGATGCAGCTATGCTCCGGCGTCTTGAAAAGCGA ATCCTTGTCCCTCTTCCAGAACCGGAAGCAAGGCATGCAATGTTTGAGGATCTCTTGCCATCGGCTCCTGGGGAAGCACAGATTCCATATGATTTTCTTGTAGAAAAGACAGAAGGCTACTCAGGTTCAGACATCCGATTAGTATGCAAGGAGGCAGCCATGCAGCCATTAAGGAGGTTGATGGTACTTTTGGAGGACAAACAGGAACCAGTCGATGAAGATG AGTTGCCTCCAGTTGGTCCAGTCACGGTCCAAGATATTCAAGTGGCTCTGAAAAACACAAGGCCGTCAGCCCATCTCCATGCCCACCGCTATGAAAAGTTTAACCAGGACTACGGCAGCCAGATTCTTCATTAA
- the LOC105048140 gene encoding uncharacterized protein isoform X2 → MFYNMKFGRKKETKEEMTEAGSDHNVSYGNGSVHANGSRKNTADLAVYEQFEQQERRIDERPGVISERPQRPLLPPFESAEMRTLAETLCRDIIRGSPDVKWESIKGLENAKRLLKEAVVMPIKYPKYFTGLLSPWKGILLFGPPGTGKTMLAKAVATECKTTFFNISASSIVSKWRGDSEKLVKVLFELARHHAPSTIFLDEIDAIISQRGEARSEHEASRRLKTELLIQMDGLTKTNELVFVLAATNLPWELDAAMLRRLEKRILVPLPEPEARHAMFEDLLPSAPGEAQIPYDFLVEKTEGYSGSDIRLVCKEAAMQPLRRLMVLLEDKQEPVDEDELPPVGPVTVQDIQVALKNTRPSAHLHAHRYEKFNQDYGSQILH, encoded by the exons ATGTTTTACAACATGAAGTTCGGAAGGAAGAAGGAGACAAAGGAAGAGATGACGGAGGCTGGATCGGATCATAATGTGAGTTATGGGAATGGATCGGTTCATGCCAATGGGAGCAGGAAGAACACTGCCGACTTGGCTGTTTACGAGCAGTTCGAGCAACAG GAGAGAAGAATTGATGAGCGGCCGGGAGTTATCTCGGAAAGGCC TCAGAGGCCCCTACTTCCTCCTTTTGAGTCTGCAGAAATGCGTACTTTGGCAGAGACTTTATGCAG AGACATCATCCGTGGAAGTCCTGATGTAAAGTGGGAAAGCATCAAAGGATTAGAAAATGCGAAACGCCTTCTTAAGGAAGCAGTAGTCATGCCAATAAAGTACCCAAA GTACTTCACCGGGCTTCTTTCCCCATGGAAAGGCATCTTGCTATTTGGTCCCCCGGGAACAGGGAAG ACAATGCTTGCAAAAGCTGTGGCTACTGAATGCAAGACTACATTTTTCAATATTTCAGCATCATCAATTGTCAGCAAATGGCGTG GTGATTCAGAGAAGCTAGTCAAAGTTTTATTTGAGCTTGCCAGGCACCATGCACCATCTACTATTTTTCTTGATGAGATTGATGCAATCATTAGTCAACGTGGTGAAGCACGAAGTGAGCATGAAGCTAGTCGACGTTTGAAGACCGAGCTCCTTATACAG ATGGATGGTTTGACAAAGACAAATGAACTTGTGTTCGTCTTAGCTGCAACTAATCTACCTTGGGAATTGGATGCAGCTATGCTCCGGCGTCTTGAAAAGCGA ATCCTTGTCCCTCTTCCAGAACCGGAAGCAAGGCATGCAATGTTTGAGGATCTCTTGCCATCGGCTCCTGGGGAAGCACAGATTCCATATGATTTTCTTGTAGAAAAGACAGAAGGCTACTCAGGTTCAGACATCCGATTAGTATGCAAGGAGGCAGCCATGCAGCCATTAAGGAGGTTGATGGTACTTTTGGAGGACAAACAGGAACCAGTCGATGAAGATG AGTTGCCTCCAGTTGGTCCAGTCACGGTCCAAGATATTCAAGTGGCTCTGAAAAACACAAGGCCGTCAGCCCATCTCCATGCCCACCGCTATGAAAAGTTTAACCAGGACTACGGCAGCCAGATTCTTCATTAA
- the LOC105048140 gene encoding uncharacterized protein isoform X1: MAEDPAPTRWTFEDFKMFYNMKFGRKKETKEEMTEAGSDHNVSYGNGSVHANGSRKNTADLAVYEQFEQQERRIDERPGVISERPQRPLLPPFESAEMRTLAETLCRDIIRGSPDVKWESIKGLENAKRLLKEAVVMPIKYPKYFTGLLSPWKGILLFGPPGTGKTMLAKAVATECKTTFFNISASSIVSKWRGDSEKLVKVLFELARHHAPSTIFLDEIDAIISQRGEARSEHEASRRLKTELLIQMDGLTKTNELVFVLAATNLPWELDAAMLRRLEKRILVPLPEPEARHAMFEDLLPSAPGEAQIPYDFLVEKTEGYSGSDIRLVCKEAAMQPLRRLMVLLEDKQEPVDEDELPPVGPVTVQDIQVALKNTRPSAHLHAHRYEKFNQDYGSQILH, from the exons ATGGCAGAAGATCCGGCGCCCACTCGCTGGACTTTTGAG GATTTCAAGATGTTTTACAACATGAAGTTCGGAAGGAAGAAGGAGACAAAGGAAGAGATGACGGAGGCTGGATCGGATCATAATGTGAGTTATGGGAATGGATCGGTTCATGCCAATGGGAGCAGGAAGAACACTGCCGACTTGGCTGTTTACGAGCAGTTCGAGCAACAG GAGAGAAGAATTGATGAGCGGCCGGGAGTTATCTCGGAAAGGCC TCAGAGGCCCCTACTTCCTCCTTTTGAGTCTGCAGAAATGCGTACTTTGGCAGAGACTTTATGCAG AGACATCATCCGTGGAAGTCCTGATGTAAAGTGGGAAAGCATCAAAGGATTAGAAAATGCGAAACGCCTTCTTAAGGAAGCAGTAGTCATGCCAATAAAGTACCCAAA GTACTTCACCGGGCTTCTTTCCCCATGGAAAGGCATCTTGCTATTTGGTCCCCCGGGAACAGGGAAG ACAATGCTTGCAAAAGCTGTGGCTACTGAATGCAAGACTACATTTTTCAATATTTCAGCATCATCAATTGTCAGCAAATGGCGTG GTGATTCAGAGAAGCTAGTCAAAGTTTTATTTGAGCTTGCCAGGCACCATGCACCATCTACTATTTTTCTTGATGAGATTGATGCAATCATTAGTCAACGTGGTGAAGCACGAAGTGAGCATGAAGCTAGTCGACGTTTGAAGACCGAGCTCCTTATACAG ATGGATGGTTTGACAAAGACAAATGAACTTGTGTTCGTCTTAGCTGCAACTAATCTACCTTGGGAATTGGATGCAGCTATGCTCCGGCGTCTTGAAAAGCGA ATCCTTGTCCCTCTTCCAGAACCGGAAGCAAGGCATGCAATGTTTGAGGATCTCTTGCCATCGGCTCCTGGGGAAGCACAGATTCCATATGATTTTCTTGTAGAAAAGACAGAAGGCTACTCAGGTTCAGACATCCGATTAGTATGCAAGGAGGCAGCCATGCAGCCATTAAGGAGGTTGATGGTACTTTTGGAGGACAAACAGGAACCAGTCGATGAAGATG AGTTGCCTCCAGTTGGTCCAGTCACGGTCCAAGATATTCAAGTGGCTCTGAAAAACACAAGGCCGTCAGCCCATCTCCATGCCCACCGCTATGAAAAGTTTAACCAGGACTACGGCAGCCAGATTCTTCATTAA